CGAGCCGTCGGGTCCCAGCAGGAACTCCGCGGTGCACGCGCCCGAATAGCCGGCGTCCACGGCGAGCCGCACGGCGGCATCCTCCATGGCGCGGCGGATCTCCGGCGTGACGGCCGTCGACGGGGATTCCTCGACGACCTTCTGGTACCGGCGCTGGAGGCTGCATTCGCGCTCCCCGAGCGCGACGGCCCCCGCGCCGTCTCCGAGGAGCTGCACCTCGACGTGCCGCGCGGGATCGACCAGCTTCTCGACGAAGATCCGGCCGTCACCGAACGAGGCCTCCGCCTCGCGACGCGCGCCCTCGAACGCGTCGGGAAGCTCGGACGCGCTCGCGACCCGCCGCATGCCGCGGCCGCCGCCTCCCCCCGCGGCCTTCAGGAGGACCGGATAGCCGATCCGCTCGGCCTCGCGGAGCGCTCGCGCGGCGTCGGGAATCTCCTCGGCCCCGGGCACGACCGGGATCCCGAGGCGGACCGCGGCGCTTCGCGCGGCCGCCTTGTCCCCGAGCTTCTCCATGCTCTCCGGAGCGGCGCCGATGAACCGGATCCCCTTGTCGCGGCACGCGCGCGCGAACGCGGCGCTCTCGGAGAGGAATCCGTATCCGGGATGGATCGCGTCGGCGCCGGTACGCGCGGCGGCGTCGAGGATCCGGTCCGCGCGAAGGTAGCTCTCCGCCGCCGGCGCGGGGCCGATCACGACGAATTCATCGGATGCCTTCACGTGCGGCGCGCCGCGGTCGGCTTCGGACGCCACGGCGACCGACGCGATCTCCATGGCGCGGAGCGTGCGGGCGACGCGCACCGCGATCTCCCCGCGGTTGGCGATCAGCACCTTCGCGGGAAGCTTCACGTCACGCCTTCCAGGCGGGTCGGCGCTTCTCGAGGAAGGCGCTCAGACCTTCCTGGCCTTCCTCCGAGGCGCGGAGCGCGGCGATGGCGCGCACGGAATTCTCGATCGCGTCGTCCCGGCGGAGCGCGAGGTTCTCGCGAAGGAGCCGCTTGGCCGCGGCCACCGCCCGGGGGCCGTTTCCGAGAATCGTGCCCAGGATCGCTTCGACGCGGGCGTCGAGCGCCTCGACGGGCACGGTCTCGTGCACGAGGCCGATCGCGCGCGCCGTCTCGGCCTT
The sequence above is a segment of the Candidatus Eisenbacteria bacterium genome. Coding sequences within it:
- a CDS encoding biotin carboxylase N-terminal domain-containing protein; amino-acid sequence: MKLPAKVLIANRGEIAVRVARTLRAMEIASVAVASEADRGAPHVKASDEFVVIGPAPAAESYLRADRILDAAARTGADAIHPGYGFLSESAAFARACRDKGIRFIGAAPESMEKLGDKAAARSAAVRLGIPVVPGAEEIPDAARALREAERIGYPVLLKAAGGGGGRGMRRVASASELPDAFEGARREAEASFGDGRIFVEKLVDPARHVEVQLLGDGAGAVALGERECSLQRRYQKVVEESPSTAVTPEIRRAMEDAAVRLAVDAGYSGACTAEFLLGPDGSFYFLEVNARLQVEHPVTEARFGIDLVRAQIEIASGGPLPKPAPPRGHAIEARLNAEDPYRAYMPQTGNVHFLHWPAGEGIRVDTGIAEGRDVTAHYDSLLAKVIAHGKNREEARGRLVAALRDLALLGVRTNQSFLIDVLESEAFTRGETYTRTLESREWPAPAVIPDEVLL